One window from the genome of Enterobacteriaceae bacterium Kacie_13 encodes:
- the dapB gene encoding 4-hydroxy-tetrahydrodipicolinate reductase, whose protein sequence is MSNADIRMAIVGAGGRMGRQLIQAVSEAEGVVLGAALERPGSTLVGTDAGELAGIASAGVKVNEDLNAVVNDFDVLIDFTRPEGTLVHLEFCQKHHKGMIIGTTGFDDAGKAAIKQASEVIPVVFAANFSVGVNVVLKLLEKAAKVMGDYTDIEIVEAHHRYKVDAPSGTALAMGEAIAGALGRDLKECAVYAREGHTGERCPKSIGFATIRAGDIVGEHTAMFADIGERVEITHKASSRMTFANGAVRAGKWISSHKSGLYDMRDVLGLDDL, encoded by the coding sequence ATGAGTAACGCTGATATTCGCATGGCCATCGTTGGCGCAGGTGGTCGTATGGGCCGACAGCTGATCCAGGCCGTTTCTGAAGCCGAAGGTGTGGTGCTGGGCGCTGCGCTGGAACGTCCAGGTTCAACGCTTGTCGGTACTGACGCCGGTGAACTGGCGGGGATCGCAAGTGCAGGCGTCAAAGTGAATGAAGATCTGAATGCCGTAGTAAATGACTTCGATGTGCTGATCGATTTCACCCGGCCTGAAGGCACGCTGGTGCATCTGGAATTCTGTCAGAAACACCATAAAGGCATGATTATCGGCACTACAGGCTTCGATGATGCCGGTAAGGCCGCGATTAAGCAGGCTTCAGAGGTTATTCCTGTCGTTTTCGCCGCCAACTTCAGCGTGGGCGTAAACGTCGTCCTCAAACTTTTAGAGAAAGCCGCCAAAGTGATGGGCGATTATACCGACATTGAAATTGTTGAAGCACACCATCGCTATAAAGTGGATGCGCCATCAGGTACTGCGCTGGCGATGGGCGAAGCAATTGCCGGTGCACTGGGGCGTGACCTCAAGGAGTGCGCGGTGTACGCCCGTGAAGGTCATACCGGCGAGCGCTGTCCAAAAAGTATTGGTTTTGCCACCATCCGTGCTGGCGATATTGTCGGTGAACACACCGCGATGTTTGCAGATATCGGAGAACGGGTTGAGATTACTCACAAGGCTTCCAGCCGTATGACCTTCGCAAATGGTGCTGTTCGTGCAGGAAAGTGGATTTCTTCGCATAAGTCAGGTCTTTATGACATGCGTGACGTGCTTGGGTTAGATGATTTGTAG
- the carA gene encoding glutamine-hydrolyzing carbamoyl-phosphate synthase small subunit, protein MIKSALLVLEDGTQFHGRAIGAEGSAVGEVVFNTSMTGYQEILTDPSYSRQIVTLTYPHIGNVGTNTADAESSAVHAQGLVIRDLPLIASNYRSEENLSDYLKRNNIVAIADIDTRKLTRLLREKGAQNGCIIAGDSPDAELAMQKAKAFPGLKGMDLAKEVTTAESYSWQQGSWTLEGELPEAKKEEDLPLHVVAYDYGAKRNILRMLVDRGCRLTVVPAQTPAADVLKLNPDGIFLSNGPGDPEPCDYAIAAIKTFLETDIPVFGICLGHQLLALASGAKTLKMKLGHHGGNHPVKDIDNNVVMITAQNHGFAVDENNLPANLRVTHKSLFDHTVQGIHRTDKPAFSFQGHPEASPGPHDAAPLFDHFIELINAFRASRNNAVLTGK, encoded by the coding sequence TTGATAAAGTCAGCGCTATTGGTTCTGGAAGACGGAACCCAATTCCACGGTCGGGCCATCGGGGCAGAAGGTTCGGCAGTGGGGGAAGTGGTCTTCAATACGTCGATGACCGGTTATCAAGAAATCCTCACTGATCCTTCCTATTCCCGCCAGATTGTCACTCTCACTTATCCCCATATCGGTAATGTCGGCACCAATACCGCAGACGCAGAATCTTCCGCAGTACACGCTCAGGGCCTGGTCATTCGCGACTTACCTCTTATTGCCAGCAACTACCGCAGTGAAGAAAACCTTTCTGATTACCTCAAGCGCAACAACATCGTAGCCATCGCCGACATTGATACTCGCAAGCTGACCCGTCTGTTACGTGAAAAAGGCGCACAGAATGGCTGCATCATCGCGGGCGATTCTCCGGATGCGGAACTGGCGATGCAAAAAGCCAAAGCGTTCCCCGGCCTGAAAGGGATGGATTTGGCGAAAGAAGTGACCACCGCAGAATCTTACAGCTGGCAGCAAGGAAGCTGGACGCTCGAAGGTGAACTGCCGGAAGCGAAGAAAGAAGAGGATCTGCCCTTGCATGTGGTGGCTTACGACTACGGTGCAAAACGCAACATCCTGCGCATGCTGGTGGATCGCGGCTGTCGCCTGACGGTGGTTCCGGCGCAAACGCCTGCCGCTGACGTGCTGAAACTCAATCCGGATGGCATCTTCCTGTCTAACGGCCCGGGCGATCCGGAGCCTTGCGACTACGCCATCGCCGCCATCAAAACGTTCCTCGAAACGGATATCCCGGTCTTCGGGATCTGCCTCGGTCATCAGTTACTGGCATTAGCCAGCGGCGCAAAAACGCTGAAAATGAAACTGGGCCACCACGGCGGTAACCATCCGGTTAAAGATATCGACAACAATGTGGTGATGATTACCGCGCAAAACCACGGTTTCGCCGTAGATGAAAACAATCTCCCCGCGAACCTGCGCGTGACCCACAAATCGTTGTTCGACCACACGGTCCAGGGCATCCACCGCACGGACAAACCGGCATTCAGTTTCCAGGGTCACCCTGAAGCCAGCCCGGGCCCGCACGATGCCGCGCCGCTGTTCGATCACTTCATTGAACTGATTAACGCTTTCCGCGCTTCTCGCAACAACGCCGTTCTTACAGGCAAATAA